In Thiospirochaeta perfilievii, a single window of DNA contains:
- a CDS encoding V-type ATP synthase subunit I yields MKKVSIVLLDKDKQNSLKSLKKLGILHLSENFGLNENVKAIEEKIKHVETSLRFTEEHALSHNLKFDEEEVISKVDLVVNQGVELTALEEEVAKINRDIELLEPWGDFNPSDLKLLEDKGIKVSLVELSKEQYANIPAELNYFNLGHTKLGNLIAVIGDLSENYVVFEPPELGMEGSLKHLDSLKVKIKGLMQSISDLSKYHHNILTYKKLLEDRLEFEKVKAGMGYDEDFSVLEGWIPTEKVEDFKLVASKKGWGIGLSDPIEGDETPTLLKSGKIVSMIHPVMDFLGNLPGYWEKDVSPFFLVFFGLFFGMIIGDAGYGMIFLLITAAVQFKIKKFNTPLALFYYLSSCTVIWGALTGTWFASESIKGLAIMQTFQLPQISTGAQVMKLCFDIALIHLFLARIFSFFCEIKKGIAAIADLGWALMLLGLYFLVLNMVLDATMYPMPSWAFTSIIVGFVVVIIFGEQTNDRNFFKSLLFGIAGLPLKILDSIGVFSDIISYVRLYAVGLAGIAVAQSFNFMAAPMIESGNGMIIPGLLILLVGHAFNIAMAALSVLVHGIRLNVLEFSNHSGLNWTGIKYSPFREKNYIHN; encoded by the coding sequence ATGAAGAAAGTATCTATAGTATTATTAGATAAAGATAAACAGAATTCATTAAAGAGTTTAAAGAAACTTGGTATTTTGCACCTTAGTGAAAACTTTGGCTTAAATGAAAATGTTAAAGCTATAGAAGAAAAAATAAAACATGTTGAAACATCTCTTCGTTTTACTGAAGAACACGCTTTAAGTCATAATTTAAAATTTGATGAAGAAGAAGTTATAAGTAAAGTTGATTTAGTTGTTAATCAAGGAGTTGAACTTACAGCTCTTGAAGAAGAAGTTGCAAAAATTAATAGAGATATTGAACTTTTAGAACCATGGGGTGATTTTAATCCTTCAGATCTTAAGCTGCTTGAAGATAAGGGCATAAAAGTTTCTCTTGTAGAACTTAGTAAGGAACAATATGCTAATATTCCAGCTGAGTTAAATTACTTTAATTTAGGTCACACTAAATTAGGTAATCTTATAGCTGTTATTGGTGACTTAAGTGAGAATTACGTAGTATTCGAACCACCGGAATTAGGAATGGAAGGCTCATTAAAGCATTTAGACTCTCTTAAAGTAAAAATTAAAGGTCTTATGCAATCTATTTCTGATCTATCTAAATACCACCATAATATTTTAACCTATAAAAAATTGTTAGAAGATAGGCTAGAGTTTGAAAAAGTTAAGGCTGGTATGGGATATGATGAAGATTTCTCTGTTTTAGAGGGATGGATTCCAACTGAAAAGGTTGAAGATTTCAAGTTGGTAGCTTCAAAAAAAGGGTGGGGAATTGGTTTGTCGGATCCTATAGAAGGTGATGAAACTCCTACTCTGTTAAAAAGTGGTAAAATTGTATCAATGATACACCCAGTTATGGATTTCTTAGGAAATTTACCTGGCTATTGGGAAAAGGATGTAAGTCCATTCTTCCTAGTATTTTTTGGTTTATTTTTTGGAATGATCATTGGAGATGCTGGATATGGTATGATATTTTTATTGATTACTGCAGCTGTGCAGTTTAAAATTAAAAAATTTAACACTCCATTAGCTCTATTTTACTATTTATCCTCATGTACAGTTATCTGGGGAGCACTTACTGGAACATGGTTCGCTAGTGAATCTATAAAAGGTCTAGCAATAATGCAAACTTTTCAATTACCACAGATCTCCACTGGAGCTCAAGTGATGAAACTCTGCTTTGATATTGCTTTAATACATCTATTCCTTGCAAGAATATTCTCTTTTTTCTGTGAAATTAAGAAAGGAATTGCTGCTATAGCTGACCTAGGTTGGGCTTTAATGTTATTAGGTCTATACTTTTTAGTTTTAAATATGGTATTAGATGCAACTATGTATCCTATGCCTAGTTGGGCTTTTACATCGATAATTGTTGGGTTTGTAGTTGTTATAATTTTTGGTGAGCAAACAAATGATAGAAACTTTTTCAAAAGTCTTTTATTTGGTATTGCAGGTTTACCCCTAAAAATCTTAGATTCAATTGGAGTTTTCTCTGATATTATCTCTTATGTAAGATTATATGCGGTAGGTCTAGCAGGAATAGCAGTTGCCCAAAGTTTTAACTTTATGGCTGCCCCAATGATTGAAAGTGGAAATGGAATGATTATTCCAGGATTACTTATTTTATTAGTTGGTCATGCTTTTAATATAGCAATGGCTGCTCTATCAGTACTTGTTCATGGAATCAGATTAAACGTTTTGGAGTTTTCAAATCATTCTGGTTTAAATTGGACAGGTATTAAATATAGCCCTTTTAGGGAAAAAAATTATATACATAATTAA
- a CDS encoding V-type ATP synthase subunit K (produces ATP from ADP in the presence of a proton gradient across the membrane; the K subunit is a nonenzymatic component which binds the dimeric form by interacting with the G and E subunits) gives MEFDLGLLGFAASLSLAGIGSALGMGFAGQAAIGAWKKCFATGKPAPFTLVTFVGAPLTQLFYGWILMGSLLSSTESPAKVFAAGLFGGLAMGASAMMQGKAGASAADALAETGKGFTNYLMVVGLIETVALFVMVFLMLVV, from the coding sequence ATGGAATTTGATTTAGGATTATTAGGATTCGCCGCTTCGTTAAGTTTAGCTGGTATTGGTTCAGCGTTAGGAATGGGTTTTGCAGGTCAAGCTGCAATTGGTGCTTGGAAAAAATGTTTTGCAACAGGTAAACCTGCACCATTTACACTTGTAACATTTGTTGGAGCTCCATTAACACAGTTATTCTACGGATGGATACTTATGGGAAGTCTTTTATCTTCAACTGAGTCTCCTGCAAAGGTTTTTGCAGCTGGTCTTTTTGGTGGTTTAGCTATGGGTGCTTCTGCAATGATGCAGGGTAAAGCAGGTGCAAGTGCAGCTGATGCCTTAGCAGAAACAGGGAAAGGATTTACAAATTACCTTATGGTTGTTGGTCTTATTGAGACTGTAGCCCTTTTTGTAATGGTATTTTTAATGTTAGTTGTTTAA